A single genomic interval of Penaeus chinensis breed Huanghai No. 1 chromosome 23, ASM1920278v2, whole genome shotgun sequence harbors:
- the LOC125037636 gene encoding serine proteinase stubble-like, producing MDGRIKLLLLSLALAGATASSEESVERASKWPRRGRQMFTPLTSYVPRNRPRYQLCDVDGTMGACMKGSVCRREQGLFAGYCGGDNEVCCVVDKSCEDSTRSHSTYFRNPNFPKNDTEEKMCPLTVEVGRDVCAVRLSFEKFELSPYTEGVCIGDHMTVLGTKEGSTTPICGNMTGWTTTFAVKKNSDVVLAMVLQGRPAHTFSIQVTQIACDDVQVFHSPTYSGIRNPDAEKYTPTTKKPIVGPVKPLGPKPSPVTTTPESTTSSPDDTTEEATTAMSPDAGGDEGKPTEATVNEGPTTLMPGTIPSPKPSDVLIRAQKVDSADDGVYLDILDVTPAISAFKRAFELRVNTKCFQYEDEPQPGFRIIGGGYTRINEYPWQVALVYRNKFFCGGSLISDRHILTAAHCVFGSFTAGINDLRVSIGDHDISTRNETDHIVGKGENATVTGWGRYSVRLKATNPVLKEYTGPLTNISKCVEAWDVFKGISARSPNHVCLDVTMGTPCHGDSGGPLVACTGVQCTQIGVVSFGFPMCTNVGLPAVFTRVSHYKSWIDMNLTPLDIF from the exons ATGGACGGTCGAATTAAATTACTTCTGTT ATCCCTGGCCCTCGCGGGTGCCACGGCGTCGAGCGAGGAGAGCGTGGAGAGGGCGTCGAAATGGCCTCGTCGCGGAAGAC aGATGTTCACGCCCCTCACCTCGTACGTGCCTCGCAACCGCCCGCGTTATCAGCTGTGCGATGTGGACGGCACGATGGGCGCCTGTATGAAGGGTTCCGTCTGCAGGAGGGAGCAGGGCCTCTTCGCCGGGTACTGCGGTGGCGATAATGAGGTCTGCTGCGTAG TGGACAAATCCTGCGAAGACTCGACGCGCTCCCACAGCACCTACTTCAGGAACCCGAATTTCCCTAAAAACGACACGGAGGAGAAGATGTGTCCCTTGACGGTGGAGGTCGGCCGCGACGTGTGTGCTGTCAG ACTGAGTTTCGAGAAGTTTGAGCTGTCGCCGTATACGGAAGGCGTCTGTATCGGGGACCACATGACTGTCCTGGGCACGAAGGAAGGCTCCACGACGCCCATCTGCGGAAACATGACGGGCTGGACGA CCACCTTCGCCGTGAAGAAAAACAGTGACGTCGTGTTGGCAATGGTCCTCCAGGGACGCCCCGCCCACACCTTCTCGATCCAAGTCACTCAGATCGCTTGTGATGATGTCCAGGTGTTCCATT cgcCCACCTACTCCGGGATCCGCAACCCTGACGCAGAGAAGTACACGCCTACGACCAAGAAGCCCATCGTCGGCCCTGTCAAGCCCTTGGGACCCAAGCCCTCGCCGGTAACGACCACCCCCGAGAGTACGACCTCCTCCCCGGACGACACGACCGAGGAGGCGACCACCGCGATGTCTCCTGACGCCGGCGGGGACGAAGGGAAGCCGACGGAGGCCACTGTCAACGAAGGACCCACGACCCTCATGCCCGGAACCATCCCCTCGCCTAAACCTAGTGAC GTTTTAATCCGCGCCCAGAAGGTAGATTCCGCAGATGATGGCGTTTACTTGGACATCCTCGACGTCACGCCCGCCATTTCTGCGTTCAAAAGAG CCTTCGAGCTCCGCGTGAATACCAAGTGCTTTCAGTACGAGGACGAGCCTCAGCCAGGATTCAGGATCATTGGAGGAGGCTACACAAGGATTAACGAATATCCTTGGCAG GTGGCTCTGGTGTACCGAAATAAATTCTTCTGTGGCGGATCTCTCATTAGCGACAGACACATTCTTACTGCTGCCCATTGCGTGTTCGG GAGCTTCACTGCAGGAATCAACGATCTCCGCGTCAGTATCGGCGACCACGACATCTCCACCAGGAACGAGACGGACCACATTGTCGGCAAG GGCGAGAACGCGACCGTGACCGGCTGGGGGCGCTACAGCGTGCGTCTGAAGGCCACTAACCCGGTGCTGAAGGAGTACACGGGCCCGCTGACCAACATCTCCAAGTGCGTCGAAGCTTGGGACGTTTTCAAGGGAATCTCCGCTCGCTCGCCCAACCATGTGTGTTTGGACGTTACCATGGGAACGCCGTGCCAC ggtgaCTCCGGCGGCCCTCTGGTGGCGTGTACGGGGGTGCAGTGTACCCAGATCGGCGTCGTAAGCTTTGGATTCCCGATGTGCACCAATGTAGGTCTACCCGCTGTCTTCACCCGCGTGTCACATTACAAATCTTGGATCGACATGAACCTCACGCCCCTGGACATTTTTTAA